The genomic window GTGATTGCCTCTGACAGTGGATCGAAAATACGAGTACCAATTATCAAGAATGTAGCAAGTGTTATGATTGAAAGTGAACCACCTACTAAAAGATAACTCCCCACATAAATCATCACAGTAAGTCCAGCACGCAAAAGTGGTGTAACAGTAAGAACAATTGACTGCAAAAGCCCCTCCATTTTAATACTTTGCTTCATTAAATTTCGGAAAGCTTTCTCTAAATTTTGTGCATGTTCCCCTGTCATATTACATGATTTTATAACACGAATACCTTCTAAATATTCCTGTAACCTATTTGCCGCATCCACATTTGCCTCAGTTAGTCCCTTACCTAAAGTTTTTTGGAGTTTTTCAGTTCCTTTAATAATAATTAATGCTAAAGGCATTGCAGCAAACATAGCAAGAGACATACGCCAATCTATAAATGCAAGCCCTATAAATGCAAATATAGGAGTAACTAGCGCACCAACCAAACCTGGAACCACATGAGACATTCCACTCTCTACCATTGTAAAATCTGCCATTAACATGTTACTCATCATACCAGAATCTTGTCCCGTCAAATAACCAATAGGTAGTTTACGTAAATGTTCGGCAAGGTCAGCTCTACCTTCTGCCGCAGTCATATAAGCATCACGATAAGAGTGCCTATATGCTGGAATTTCCGCTATAAACATAATTACCATTGATACAAGAAAGGTTGCAAAAATTATCCAAAGTTTTTTTGTATTAAGTGATACCCCTGAATTTACAAATGGTTCAAAAATAAGCTGTATAGCCAATATTGAGAGTCCAAAAGGTAACATATTTATAATGTTTGCCAAAATTGTAAAACCTACTGGCTTAATAAGTTTTTTAGGCTTCCCTCCTGTTATATAATAGAAATTTTTCATGCTAAATCTCCTCCTTCACCAAGTCCCCAATTTGAAGCCATAGTGTAGGCATCCCATAGTTTTTTGTAAAGTCCCCCTTGATTAATCAAAATATTATGGTCACCTTGCTCCACAATTTTCCCCTGCTGCATGACAATAATTTGATTTGCGTCTTGAATAGTTGTAAGACGATGTGCAATCATAATAACTGTTTTGTTCTTTATTAGTTCACGTAATGCTAGCTGCATTTTGTACTCATTCTCTGGATCAGCAAAAGCTGTAGCTTCATCTAGCACAAGAATTGGAGAGTTTTTAAGAATTGCTCTTGCTACACAAATTCGCTGTTCTTCTCCACCAGAAAGATGATTGCCGCCTTCTCCTACAATAGTTTCATAGCCTTTTTCTAAACCCTCTATAAATTGATGACATTGTGCCGCTTTAGCAGCTGCATAAACCTCATTCTTTGTTGCAGAAGGTCTTCCTAAACGTATATTTTCAAACACAGTATCGTGAAATAAAAATGTATCTTGAAAAACAAAGGATACTAGGTTCATAAGATCATGTGTTGCAATATTTCTTATATCTATTCCGCCAATACAAATTTTCCCTTGCTCAATATCCCAAAATCGTGGAATTAAATTTGCCACTGTGGACTTTCCAGAACCAGAAGGACCAACAAGAGCTGTGATATTACCTTGTTTTGCTCTGAAACTAATTTCCAAAAGTGCCTCTGTTCGCGTAGAAACATCTTCAGCATTATATGAAAAAGAAACCTTGTCAAACTCTATATCATAGGAAGATGGAATTTTAGGATTTTCTGTCTCTTCCATTGGTTTTTGCTCAAAAATATGGTCAATTCGTGACACTCCTTCAGAAATATCTCCAAAAGCAGATGCAAATCCCATAAATCGTGACATTGGAGAAACTATACATGGTGCAATGATAAT from Clostridium sp. MB40-C1 includes these protein-coding regions:
- a CDS encoding ABC transporter ATP-binding protein — its product is MKNFYYITGGKPKKLIKPVGFTILANIINMLPFGLSILAIQLIFEPFVNSGVSLNTKKLWIIFATFLVSMVIMFIAEIPAYRHSYRDAYMTAAEGRADLAEHLRKLPIGYLTGQDSGMMSNMLMADFTMVESGMSHVVPGLVGALVTPIFAFIGLAFIDWRMSLAMFAAMPLALIIIKGTEKLQKTLGKGLTEANVDAANRLQEYLEGIRVIKSCNMTGEHAQNLEKAFRNLMKQSIKMEGLLQSIVLTVTPLLRAGLTVMIYVGSYLLVGGSLSIITLATFLIIGTRIFDPLSEAITNFAVLRYGAQSGERITKFMKEEVMTGTQKPPLGNDIVFNNVSFGYENTQVLKDISISMKAGTLTALVGPSGSGKSTILKLAARFYDPEKGKILLGGMNMRDIEPEKLFQRISMVFQDVYLFQDTIGNNIRFGRENATQAEVEEVAKKACCHDFIMKLPQGYNTPVGEGGSTLSGGEKQRISIARAMLKNAPIVLLDEATASLDPENEVDVQKAINELIKGRTVIVIAHRLKTIRGADQIVVLDNGEILEQGKHEELLKLKGLYARLWNLQQESGNLKLV
- a CDS encoding ABC transporter ATP-binding protein, which gives rise to MSTKKRGIPRLLEIAGEKRGLLIGSCILSAISAILMILPYISVYFILAELLKNAFNLMQVNATYMMRWGMIALAGLIGGVVFMYASGLMSHAAAYRILYSLRVCLSAHIGKLPLGYLNNTSTGIIRKTFEQNVGKIETFIAHQLPDMINVFVTGIVIILLMITLNPLLTIAAMIPPLLGFWIQMKKRSGKAAEESAKSYYDALERISTSTTQYVKGIPVVKVFGRTVRSFRKFYDDMIKYRDYCVQYTDNFQNTYILAKVLLNSTLIMILPVGILLLGKQGTNLSLTQTILFFIIIAPCIVSPMSRFMGFASAFGDISEGVSRIDHIFEQKPMEETENPKIPSSYDIEFDKVSFSYNAEDVSTRTEALLEISFRAKQGNITALVGPSGSGKSTVANLIPRFWDIEQGKICIGGIDIRNIATHDLMNLVSFVFQDTFLFHDTVFENIRLGRPSATKNEVYAAAKAAQCHQFIEGLEKGYETIVGEGGNHLSGGEEQRICVARAILKNSPILVLDEATAFADPENEYKMQLALRELIKNKTVIMIAHRLTTIQDANQIIVMQQGKIVEQGDHNILINQGGLYKKLWDAYTMASNWGLGEGGDLA